From Aspergillus luchuensis IFO 4308 DNA, chromosome 2, nearly complete sequence:
GATGTACGAGAGTCTAGTCAATGCTTCGTGTTAGCACAATCAATCTCGCTCACATCATATAAACATATAATACCGTGACATGTCCACCTCTTGGGATGTAATGAAGGAAGCATGATTATGCTCTGGCTCCGAAAGTATCTCCAGAAACATTTTGCCGGCCTGTTCACCATGAGAATCGGTATAACCACATATTGTCTTTATCTCACCATTTTCCGTAGCCAAGTAGCCTGCCCTTCGGTGGAATATAGTAAGTATAGTTTGCTCAGTATTCTTTCTTGAAGCAAGCGGGATCTGTCCCCAATCCTTGGGCTTGCTACTTGGTATACCATATGTCCCGAGTCCTTAATGTATTGCGGTTCATCCTGTGGAAAACATTAGAGAGCTAAGACATGCAAGTATAGGTATCCAGCAGACCAGCAGCAGATAGAGTCCATTCTTCAATCTGGTTTCCTCGTCTGAATTAAGCAAAAAGTATGCCAGGCAACGCAGCGAAGAGCGGTCAAGCCCCTGAAGTATTCGCTTTGAATGCCGTTTCAGGATGGACAGTAGTTGGTGTATCTTGCAGTTATCGACCTTAAGCACATGATGTAGCAGGGCCTGGATCAGCTGTTCCGAGAATGTATAAAGTCGAGGATCACGCAGAAGACAAGTATAATAAGGCTTCGAAACTAGGAAACTATTCTCAGTATCACCTCCAAGAGTCAACACAGAGGCCAGCTGGGAGGCTAGCTCTGAGATGCAAGCCCATTGTGATTCTTCCTGAGACGCATCAACAAGCAAAGAAGCCATTTTGCCTTCTGTTTTAACAATCGAGATTTGTGGAGTGTTATAGACTTGAAGTGGCAGTTGATGGGAGCTACGGATTCAAAGACCGTAAGAGGTTTTATCACATGACGGTGTATTTTCACTTGACCGGAATGGCCTCATTCAATTGTCGTCTCCAAATACGCCTATTCTCCAGTTGCTCTAATTGGTTCTCAGCATTCAAAACTTTGACAGTAATAGCGAAGCTTGTCAAGAGGGCCATTGACTCGGAGTATCTACTCCAATATAAGCGAGCAAGCGCAAGCCAGATACATTAACATGACCTATATCTCACTCAATCCATGTGTTCATTTTATACGCCACAGACAGTAAGCTTCATGCATTCTTGATATAAGTGCTATTTAGACCCTGCTAACATTCATCAAGGCCAGCAAAATTGATCCCATGATGTGCACGCTCTGATGTGTGGTACGCACCTTGCCTTCTGGCTCACAATGACGAAGTCAAATCCCACAATGAACCGGTTAATGTAACGTCGCAAATCTTGAGAAGAAGCATATGCGTACAATTAGCAGCTATTATTAGATAGGGAAGATGAAAGCCCTCCTTTTCCAAGACAATGTTGGGTGAAAATAAGCATTTCACGATAAGGAGTCTACGATGGACAACCAGCATAAGCTCCGCTTCGCTTCCGCAGGGCCCCAATCAGTCCCTAACTTGATTAGCTAGATATCGCGCGATAGTGCGCTAGCAAGCACAATACTTCTACTGGGAAGTATATCAATATCACATCCCCCCGGGTCTTTGGGAAGCTCTCAGGTTCACCGTCGAACATATTGGATGGTAATGGACGCAAATTCCCTGGAATTAGTGGATATTGGTAAGCCGGCTGCTGGAGTATCCGTCCCGAGGCTACTCCGGCTCCGCTCCAGTTAGGGAAGACGACCGGAATGCTTGTTATGCGTTTCCGCTGGGAGCCGTGGTGTCTGCATGACAGCCGTGGTACAAAGCACGGAGTCACTATTTATAATGGACATATACATTTGCTCACACCTTTGTCACCCTGGTTGACTAACGGACAGGAACTATTTTGACAAGATTTATTGACCAACTGAACCAGCCTGACCTATCTAGAAAGATGGCAGCAGTCAATCGAGACGAAGAAGGAGGCCACTCCATCCCTCGCACACGCCGCTCGAGCATGATCGAAACATACGAGCGACTCGGAGAAATCAGCCCTCTGACCGGTCACACACACCCCTCCCAACAGGATACCGGCCATTTTCTGCCTGAAACAACCCCCGAAAGGCGGCAAGTGTCGACAACAGATCGGTCTCTCGAGAAGGACGCCGACCTTGCGGACAAGGTTACTACCCATCATTTCGAGGAGATCGGAGACGGGAACCCACCACCTGACGAAACCGTTCTATACCTTGCCTACGGCTCGAACCTATGCTCGGAGACATTCCTGGGAAGGCGAGGCATCAAGCCGCTCTCTCAAATCAACGTCGTCGTTCCAGATCTATGGCTCACCTTCGATCTCCCAGGCATACCATACCTTGAGCCCTGTTTCGCAGCAACACGACTTCGAAAACCTCCAGCCCAAGAAAAAGACAATGCTTTAGACGGGAACGCTACAACGAAGGAGGCCTCGCGCCTCCTCCATAAGGACCCCGACTATAACCCCAGCATGCCCCTCGTCGGCGTCGTCTACGAGGTCACCCTCACAGACTACGCCCGGATAATCGCAACAGAGGGCGGAGGACGCGGATACGAAGACAAAGTCGTCGACTGCTACCCCTTCCCGAAGGCCTACAACCCCACAGACCCTCTCCCTGAGCGTCCAAGCACGAAGCCCTTCAAAGCCCACACGCTTCTATCCCCTGCCGTTGCCGAGGACTTACTGGAAGCTACTACACAAGACCAAGCTCTCACGAGCCGGAAACAATGCGGCTTCGTCTCGCGCTTTAGCCCTCTCATCCGCCCGAACCCATTCTACGCCCAGCCTTCGGCTCGCTATCTCAACCTGATCAGCATGGGCGCCGCTGAGCATGACTTTCCCGTTGCGTACAGGACATATCTTGCTGGGATTCAGCCTTATCGTATAACTACCCTGCGGCAGAAGGTGGGCAAGGTGCTGTTTGCGGGTGTATGGATGACGCCGGTACTTCTGGTCTTGCTTTTGCAGAGGATTTCTGCGGGCTCTGATGGACGCAGCCCCCCTTGGCTGGTCAGATTGGCGGATGCTGTCTTTTTTGCCATGTGGCAGTCGTATGATAATGTGTTTCGGGGTGtctttggggatggggaaagGACAGTTGATGATGGTACTGCGCGGTAATAATCTCTTGTTTCATCTAGATAAAAGTATTTAGGTGATGACGTTATTCTCACTGGTGATTGTATAACAAAAAGGCTGGTTTTTAAATAATGCAGATACAACCAAATAAATACATTGAGGCATTCTATTAAGCCTTCCCATAGTGAAAGACAGAACGGCTATTGTATACCAAAGCCCATACAACATGTGTAATAGCTAACAAAGGAAATTGTGACATTGGATCTTGAAGCAACATTTTCAACGGAGAATAAATATCTAGGGTACAGATACAAGTGTCCTGAGTAACATCTAACGAAACATGCAGAGACCATCGAATAGAGTGACAGGTTGAAGGAAATGGCGACGTGGGACCAACATAACTTGTTGGACGATGGATTATATCAAGGCTCACTGGCCGCCTGTATTTTTCCTCCACGGTGTGCAATTCATACAGTCCGCTGCAACATTCAGCGCCGGGAAACGGGGGGGCTGTACACAATCTTTCTCGTCTTGATCGGGGACCACTTGTAACGCTTAACCCAGACGCTGATGGCGAAGAGACCGGTCAGGAGGGTGATAGCCT
This genomic window contains:
- a CDS encoding uncharacterized protein (COG:S;~EggNog:ENOG410PNER;~InterPro:IPR017939;~TransMembrane:1 (o330-349i);~go_function: GO:0003839 - gamma-glutamylcyclotransferase activity [Evidence IEA]), which codes for MAAVNRDEEGGHSIPRTRRSSMIETYERLGEISPLTGHTHPSQQDTGHFLPETTPERRQVSTTDRSLEKDADLADKVTTHHFEEIGDGNPPPDETVLYLAYGSNLCSETFLGRRGIKPLSQINVVVPDLWLTFDLPGIPYLEPCFAATRLRKPPAQEKDNALDGNATTKEASRLLHKDPDYNPSMPLVGVVYEVTLTDYARIIATEGGGRGYEDKVVDCYPFPKAYNPTDPLPERPSTKPFKAHTLLSPAVAEDLLEATTQDQALTSRKQCGFVSRFSPLIRPNPFYAQPSARYLNLISMGAAEHDFPVAYRTYLAGIQPYRITTLRQKVGKVLFAGVWMTPVLLVLLLQRISAGSDGRSPPWLVRLADAVFFAMWQSYDNVFRGVFGDGERTVDDGTAR